Below is a window of Paraburkholderia kururiensis DNA.
AAGCCAGAGGATGTCGCTGTCGCTGGCACCGAACGGATTCTGGGCGCTGACGTACGTAAAGAACAGACCGATGGGCCCGTATATCCAGAACCCGACCAGGGTCAGCGCGAACATCGCAGTGCGCGGCAACGAGGGGCGTGTCGGGCCCATTTTCGGCTCGACCGGCTGCTGCGGAGGTACGCCCTCGTCTTCCACCGCAGCGCCTTCCTGTTGTTTCATTTGAAAGGGCTAACGCCGTTTGCTTTCTGCGCCCATGCGGCTTTGACCGCGTCACCGGGCGGGCTCACCATGATGATGCTCGCCGATCCGTCGGGACGGTGGTTGACCGTTGCACTTGCTCCGCCCTCGTGATAGCTGGCGATCAGCCCCAGACCGATCTGCACGAGCGGAGAGCTCACGCCGGTATTGCCGATACGCGCACCGATGTCATAGCCTTCCTTGATCTCACTGATGCTCGGTGCCGACGTGCCCACCTGGGCCAACGCATGGTTCAATGGAATGACCCATTGCCGGTCGCCCGTCGTGTCGTAGAAAACCCGCTTCGGCTCGTGACCGTCTGGCAAGGTTGCAAGAGCCTGTTCCCAACCGGCTTTCAATGCCGCGGCCTGCTCGTTCATCTTGAGCGGCTGGCCCTGATCGTCCGTCAGCTTCACGTCGACGGGACGATGCAGATAACCGAGCAACGGCGCGTCATCAAACTGCTTGAGCTGCCACGTGGTCCAGCGCACCGGAATGTATGGCGTCGGCGTAAACTGCCCGGGCCCCTTGTTGTTGATCGTTTTCCAGAACTCCGGCAGCTTCGACTGCCACCAGTCGGACGTGATCACGCCCGGCGACGACGGGTATTTCACGCCGCTTTCCTTCTCTTTTTTCTTGAACTGCGCATCGAACCCGCCGGGCCCCTCATCGTTCGTCGTATCCCAGAAGAAATTCCACAATTTGATAATGTCGTAGTCAGTCGTGTTCTTGTTGATGTTGTCTGTCTGTTCGACGGCAAACGGTCTGATCAGTTTGTCGACGCGATCCGAGCGCGACACGAGAATCGCGCCGATGCTATCCGGCAAAGCCGGAATGATATGACCGGCCTGCGGGGCACCACCGCTACCGGGTGCTCTCAGGAGCGAGCGCGTAGCAGAACCATCTGCGCTAAAAACCAGAGCCTCTGGAACATCCGGGTGGGCATCGAAAAATGCAAACAGCTTTTCAAGCATGGCCGTGCCATCATCCGTATTGGCATCGTCCTGCCAGAGAAACAGCGTTACGCCCAGACCGGCAGCCTGTCGGAATCCCGCGATGTCTGCGGCAGCACGCGCATCGCTTTTCATATCCTTCGGCGGCCCCCAAATGATCACCGGCACCGGCCAGCATTCGACGGCGCGGCGCGCACCTTCCTTAAATGCAAGTTGTGTCGATACTCCGAGATCACTCATCCGGAGGTCGTCACTATCCGGATAGTCATCGGGGTTGGTCGACATATACGACATATGGTTGTCGGCCTTCTTCTCGATTGCCCCCCAGATTTCTTCGTCAGCGAGCTCACCGACGACGACACCCATCGCCCGCACTTCTAGCACATACTTCTGCCCCGTCTGCAATAGAAGCGCAGGCGAGCCGTTGAAGCCCGAGACCACGGGATCTTTCTGCCTGGCCTGTGCCGAAACGGGTGCGACGGCGGGTGCACTGACCGAATGGCGCAGCCACATCAAGCCATACACCAGAATCGCCAGTACAAACACCGCCAGCACGCCATTGCGGATACTGCTACCCATGTTCGGCATCTCCTGACCGGTTGATTCCCAATAACCATGATGACGGACCATCACGAGGACGGTCCAGGTGATCGCTGCCAGCGCGAAGCCGGCAGCATACGGCCAGATCCGGGGTTTCGCGATCATCTCGGGAGGCCCTGGAAGATTTCGCCGAGCGACTTGTTCCCGTACTGCATCTGGGCCTGCTTCGACATCTGCTCATAATATTCGGCCTGCGCCTGCTCCTGAGCGGCTTTCGCCGCTGGCGTTAGCTCGCTTGTTACCAGTTTGGGCCAGTCCATCGATACGTATTTCTCCGGAAAAACGCCCTTTATGTAGTAGTCCCTGCAACCATCGATCAAATCCTTGGTGCTTTGGTCTAGCCGGTCATAATTTGCATTGTCCTTGATCTTTTTGTAGTTCTGAGGGGTCATCTTCCAGTCCGCCATCAGAATCAGCAGTTCCCGCCATACCGGATCATCAAGCGTGATCGCCTGGCCGATGGCGACGTCCATCGCCGTCACCCATCGGTGGTTTTCCGCGCTGTGCAGGATTCCCGAGTGATAGTTGTTTGCGTCCCAGGCTTTGGGATCGGATTCCATCCGCGCGCGGGCTTCGGCCGGCGTTTCCTCGCGTTCAACGCCATACGCCACCTTCGGACTAAAGGGCCCTCCCAGCGGAAGTGCCACGTCCTTCAGGCGCCAGTTCTGGGATTGCTCATCGACCGGCTTGCCGGCATTGAACTGCGCCTTGAGTTTTTCGAGATCGCCTGGTGCGTCCATCGAGAACCCTTCCACCGTCTTCCAGTTCAGGTTTGCATACTGGTTGCCCAGCGCAACGTCTTTCGACACGTCATCCGGCGCCACCATGCCTGCCACGTCGGCATGTCCTGGCCGTGGTCCGCCTCGCTTCACCTCTCCACCATAGAGGTCTGGCTCGCACGGCGGTTTCAGTTCTTCGCCGTTGATATAACGCATATCGTTGCGGGTGAAGTTTGCCTGGAGGAATGCGTTTTTCCCCGATTCCATGGCCGTTCCGAGCATCGATCCGTCAGTGTCCGGCCCGGGTGTCAGTCGCTCAAACGCGTCGCGGACTGGCACATGGGCGGGGGCAGTGCCGACCAGCACCTTCCGGAAATTTCCGTCGCCCTGGTGATCGCGCTCCATGCGCGTCCACATCCGCTGGAAAAACCGTTTGCCGCTCAGTGCCTTCATGGCGGGCATGGTCTTGCCTGCCTTGAGCGCCTCGCCGTCCGCCGGCACCTCGTCAGGCACGCCGAACGTACCGATCCCATGAACCCGCTTCATTCCCACAACCGTGTCTTCCGGACAGAAGTACAGGTACACCTTGCCGCGGTTGTCCCGCTCGTCGAACGTCACCCAGTCCTTGCCGCTTTTGTCGCGACGTTTGCCCTGCTTCGGCGTCCAGTCGGCGCCAGCTCGTCCCCCGTGCTTTTCGTGACTCACGAGCAGCTCGGCGAGATCCGGAACGGAGTAAGGCTTCTCGGTCACGGCGTTCACAATGTCGATCAGCGTCTTGAGCTTTGCGTGTCCTGTCTGGTTGCTGTCGTCCGTCGCATAGAGGCTGTAGGGCGTATCGACGATGATGAAGCAGTCGACACAGCGCTGATTGTTCGCCTTCAGAATGGCCTGCGCCAGCAGGGTGATGATCGTGCCCTGGCTGTGTCCCATGACCGTGATCGTTTCGTGTTCCGGGTTCATCCCGTGCGCATCGGCCAGGGCCTTCGGCTGGATCGTGCGGATCGTCATGATGAGGTTGGCCAGACGCGTCGCCGCCAGCACGAAGTAGCGACGGTCGGGTGCATCAGCCGCATAGACATAATTCCCGCCAGCGTTCGTGTGCGTCATCAAGGTCGCCGCCCTGTCCGCCTTGAATCCTGGGCCGTACATGTCGGGGATGTTGTTGGTCGCGTTCGCGAAGAAGCCGCCGGCCTTCGCGAAGTGGGCATCGAGCCTGTTGCCACGCGTGTCCTGATACTGGCCGCGCGTCATCAGGTTGCCGTTCACGTCGGCGGTGCGACTCTTGACGTCTCCCGGGTTGTTCAGCTTCGCAATGTCCTTGTTATCGGCACGCAGCCCCCAGTAAAACGGGATAAACACACTTTTTGTGGCGGCGGGGATTTCTGTGCGCTGGTACAGGTATGTGTCGGGGTCCGACAGCACTTCATCCTGGCGCTTACTTGTCTCTTTTTTCGCCTTGGCCTGACGATAGCGAACGCCGTAAACACCTTCCTTCAGGTCATCGCGCGAGAGCCGTTCGTTCAGTCCGTGACACAGGCCCTGCTCCACCACGGAATACACCGCCCCTGGATCGTTCACGCCATGAATGAAGATCACGATACCTGGAAGGTCCCGGGGCAACGGGACTGGCCGTGCATCGGGCCGGTTGCTCATGGTCACGCCCGCGCCCTGCGCCGTGACGTGATAGTCGTTGCTGGTCTCTGCCATGATGAACTCGGTTTGCCTCTCAGAGCGAAGGTTTGAGAATGTCGATTCTGGCGATTCGCATCGCGTCGTCCTTCACGAGGCTAGTCAGGCCACCCGCGTCGCTTTTGCCTTCCAGCACACGCCCGTCGTCAAGCGTCATACGGTAGTTCTGGTTGCTCGCGACTGCAGGCGAGTCGGCTGTGTGCCCCGGATAGTGCAGCCGGAACTGCTGGTCGGTCGGGGCGTTATTGAAGGACGTCCTGGGGGCCTGTTGCGTCGACGGACCGGCCCACTGGTGAGAAGCCGACAGCAACTTGATATCGCCCTTTGTGCCGAGCGTGATGCCGCCGTTGCCGATCTGGACGTAGCTGCCGTCTTCAGCCACAAGACGGATCGTGGGCGCAGTCGCGAGGATTTCCCCCGCGTTGGACGTGATTCGCACGCCCTTCTGCGCGTTCGCAGTCAGGGAATCGGCCTGCGCCTGCAGCAGCAGCGGCCCCTCCGCTGCCACCGCCTGCACCCCGTCCCCGCGCGCGAACAGATGCATTCCCTGTCCCGCCATCGCGTTCAGCCTCTGGCCGCTCGTCAGCTGCACATGTTGCTGCGCCACCTGATCAATGTTTTCGCCCGCATAGGTGACGTGAGTCTTCGGCGTGACGTTGACGGTCCCCGCTTCCGCGCCAATCGCAACGACGCCGGGCTGGCCAGCCGCGGCGCCAGCGGTGCCCGAGCCTGCCGACGTAGTGGGGTCCCAGTCTTTCACTGTCGCGGCGATTGCGCTCTGGGGCTGCGTATCGCCCGCCTGGCCGCCATGTTGTCCTGCATAGTCGCCCAGCGCCTTGAATAGCTCGGTGCACTCGGCCAGCAGCCTGTTGAGCTCGTCGCGGTCCAGCTGGTGTCCTGCCGCCTGATTACGCGCGTAGGTGGTCAGCAGAATACCCTTAGCCGCCCGTACAGCGGCAGCGGCGTCCGTACGCAGCTCGGCACCGTCGCCGCGCGCCTCGCCGTGGCCATCGGTGCGTGGATGCGTCATGGACCCCAGATTCAACTGGCTATACGAATGCTCCGATGCAAGCTGGCTGCTGATCTCTCCGGCGGTGTCATCGAAACGCAACTGGTTATATCGCTGTCCCTTGATCTCCTTTGTCTTTAGACCCGAAACATAACGATTGCCGGGCATCGCGCCGGTATGGGTGAACTGCGCGGGCACATTCACCCCACTGCTGAGCACGCCGACGATCACCAGCTTGTCCGGGTCCCCGCCGACGGTCGCGAGCAGGCATTCCATGCCGATGCGCAACGGAATGTTCATGCCGAATCCCTGCCCCGCCAGCGCGGATGCAACCCGCACCGGCGCGCTGTCAGACGGAGTGCTGTTCGTGCCCGCTCCCTGGGCATGCGCATGGTCGTCGGCATTCAGCCCCTGGATCTGCACGCGCACCCGTCCAAGTTCGTCGGCGAATACTTCCTCGCCCTTCGGACCGACGATCACACCGGTGACGAGATGGTCGGGCGGCAGATCGATTGCCGGGTCATATGCGGGCGTGAGCGGAACTCCCCGGCGCACGCAGGAGAACGTGTTCTGATAACGCGTGTCGGATGGGCCGGGGGACTGCGCGGCAGAGACATTCGTGGCCGGCTGCGTGCGGTTCGCTGCGTGCACATCGAACAGGGGGCGGCTCGCGTCGAGCAGCGCGGTGACGGGGTCGTCCAGTTCCTTCGGCAGATTGTTGTCGGCCCGATGATGCAGGGATGTGGTCACGAACTGCCGGTCCGCAGGATCCTGAGCATCGACTACAGGGTGGTTGACCAGCCCGAACCAGAACCCGACTGCCAGGTCTCGTACCCCGCTGATGCCGTCGATCCGTGCGGCCTGGCCCTCGTGCGCCAGCATCCGGTCGTGCGCGATGCGCGAATGATCGTCCCACGAGTCGTACGCGTGCGGCACGTCGATCGTCGAATCGGACAGCAGCCGCGCAAGGTCGTTACCGGACGGACCCTGATCAATCGCACTGACCTGTTCGACCTGATGGACCTGCCCGCTCTTGTAGTCCCAGCTCGCATGCTCGACCCGGCCTGCGACCAGTTCAAACAGCCAGGACCAGTACGTGATCGAATCGCGCATCTCCGTGCCGGCGTCGCGCGCGTGATAGCGCACGGTGCCTGCGGCGCACTGCGACAGGCGCATCGGATCGTCACAGAACACGAGCGTGTGGACCGGCGCGTCGTCCTGCGCGCTGGACGTTTGATTGCTGCTCTGTGCAGGACCGGCCTTCACGAACCAGGTGACGCCGTCGCGACGCAGTAGCCGCTGGATAAAGCGGGCGTCGGTCTCGTTGTCCTGCCGCACATATGAACGCACCGGATACCGGCTGCGGTTCAACCCCGACAGGTCAAACTCGCACGCCCGCGCGAGCGTCGGGCTGCGGCCGCGCCACTCGGACAGCATGGTCTGCAGGATGTCGGGCAGGCTTTTGTTGATGAAGACGCGGGAATTGCGGCGCTTCGCCAGCACCGAGAGGCCATCCGCCATGGTCAGCTGGCAGACCGTCAGGCCGCCATCGCTCTGTCCACGCCGGAATTTCGTAACGATACCGTTGACGGGTCGCAACTGCCCGCGGTCTGTCACGATCTGGACGCCAACCGGAACACCGAGGAGCTGCTTTTCTGACAGATCCGCCTGCGAGGTCACACACGTCAGCACGCCATGCAAGCCCGTCATGAAACCTTCACGGATGCTGAGCTGCTGCAGCAGGATCAGTTGTTCAAGATCGCGATGTTGGGGGCCGAAGTTCAGTCGCGCGGGGCGATTGTCGGGATCGAGCGCGGCCGACGCCAGGGCGCGCAGGGAAGCAGCGAGGTTCATCGCGGATCTCTCAGAATGGGGCTTTTCGTCGCGGCGGACGAGGTCGCTCTTGATGTGGCCTGGGGGGCAGCCCGAATTCAGCAGAGGATATCAAAAATGTCCGTTTTTTAAGGCAGGTTTATGCCGATCGATGAAGGATTTAACAAATATTACGCAATTCGCATATAGCTGGCCGGAATCAGGCGGCTTCAGAATTCGGAAAAATCGCCCACCAGGCTAGCTTATCCGTTTGCGTGTGAGGCTCCCGTAGCTCTAAGCGGGATCGCGGATTTTCGATCGTGCGGAGCAGCGTGGCAACTAAGGTCGCTTATGTGGGCGCCTCCCGGATTGCAAGCTGGTTTGCATTTCAGCACTACAGGTCAAGGCAGCACGCTTATCTGGCCCATGGACGCAGGCGGGGCGACCTCCTGGCCCATATGGAATTCGCTGACGAGGGTCTCAGCTAGCAGAGGGTGCGCGGCAGGTCGAAAAGCTCCGGCGCGACATTCGCAATCTGCAGCTTGAACACGACCTGCTGAGGAGGGCGAATGAATTACTAAAAAAAAAGACCTGGGCGTCGACCTGTCACTCCTGAGCAACCGGGAGAGGACGACGCTGGTTGACGCCCTGAGAGAAGAATACAATTCGGCCAAAAGCAGACGGCGCCCAGGCAAACCTCGGCCAAAACTCCACTTCTCTGCACCGGGCATTACCATGTTCTCGCTCCGCGGGAATGGGCACAAGGTTGTCTCGCGGTGATCGATGCTCAGGAAGTGAAATTCACTACCGGCATACCTTCCATTGATCTGTTGATACAGCGAAGTGAACCAACTGCTTTCCGGCTCGGATACCAAACGTCTCCCTGGCCGGTCGTATCAGCATAGTGAATGAACACAACAGCATAAGACGTTACTCGTTGGTCAAAGATGGTTCGGTAGCGAATCCGGAGAAGCGTGCCGATTTCCTGCGTTACACGTTTCGGATGAAGCCGCCCGTCATTATTATCAGAAGTCGCATCGGACGCTCGGTGCTCTAAAAACGATTGAAATTCCGCGGCGCTCGCTTCTGTTTCATCAATCAGCGAAATACTAGCGTCGTATGGGCAATAGTTGGCGGGAATTTCGGGATGAACCTGCGCCCAGAGATCGGGTACAGACAGGAGAGGGTATTCCCCCTGTTGTTTGGCGGCAATCGAGATCGCTCGCGCGCCCAAGCGTTTGAACACACCGCTTTGATGTAACTTGAAAGGACGGAGCGCGGAATAGCTAGAACCGGTTCTTTCATTGAGAACGTCCACAGACACATCTAGCGCAGGAACATCGGACTTGTTGTCCAATACCACCGTCAAGAACGGAGTTGTTGCGTCTTCGAACCAACTCTTAAATTGAAGATCAGCCACGGTCACCGTAGTCGGGTGCGACGCGACAAAAAAAGCCTCCTGAGCGGAGGAAAATCGATCGCCCGGGCAAATGTTGACAACTGCGTTCCCACCAATGGTGCCGAAAGTGGGGCTGCAGTTGCCATGCGTAGTTTGTGCAGACGCGGCAGAGCAGGCCAGAAGCGAAAATGAGATCAGATACTTCATCTTATTTCCCGTTGATATTAATCGTGCCACCAGACACGTTGCCGAAAATCGGACTATTGGGCCCGTACGTGGTCTGTACGTCACGGCCGTTACCTGTTCTCCCAAGGAGAGCGGGTGTCAGGATCTGCAAAACCTTTAACTTGCAATTGTTGGCTTGTTCCGCCG
It encodes the following:
- a CDS encoding effector protein Tle3 domain-containing protein produces the protein MAETSNDYHVTAQGAGVTMSNRPDARPVPLPRDLPGIVIFIHGVNDPGAVYSVVEQGLCHGLNERLSRDDLKEGVYGVRYRQAKAKKETSKRQDEVLSDPDTYLYQRTEIPAATKSVFIPFYWGLRADNKDIAKLNNPGDVKSRTADVNGNLMTRGQYQDTRGNRLDAHFAKAGGFFANATNNIPDMYGPGFKADRAATLMTHTNAGGNYVYAADAPDRRYFVLAATRLANLIMTIRTIQPKALADAHGMNPEHETITVMGHSQGTIITLLAQAILKANNQRCVDCFIIVDTPYSLYATDDSNQTGHAKLKTLIDIVNAVTEKPYSVPDLAELLVSHEKHGGRAGADWTPKQGKRRDKSGKDWVTFDERDNRGKVYLYFCPEDTVVGMKRVHGIGTFGVPDEVPADGEALKAGKTMPAMKALSGKRFFQRMWTRMERDHQGDGNFRKVLVGTAPAHVPVRDAFERLTPGPDTDGSMLGTAMESGKNAFLQANFTRNDMRYINGEELKPPCEPDLYGGEVKRGGPRPGHADVAGMVAPDDVSKDVALGNQYANLNWKTVEGFSMDAPGDLEKLKAQFNAGKPVDEQSQNWRLKDVALPLGGPFSPKVAYGVEREETPAEARARMESDPKAWDANNYHSGILHSAENHRWVTAMDVAIGQAITLDDPVWRELLILMADWKMTPQNYKKIKDNANYDRLDQSTKDLIDGCRDYYIKGVFPEKYVSMDWPKLVTSELTPAAKAAQEQAQAEYYEQMSKQAQMQYGNKSLGEIFQGLPR
- a CDS encoding type VI secretion system Vgr family protein, yielding MNLAASLRALASAALDPDNRPARLNFGPQHRDLEQLILLQQLSIREGFMTGLHGVLTCVTSQADLSEKQLLGVPVGVQIVTDRGQLRPVNGIVTKFRRGQSDGGLTVCQLTMADGLSVLAKRRNSRVFINKSLPDILQTMLSEWRGRSPTLARACEFDLSGLNRSRYPVRSYVRQDNETDARFIQRLLRRDGVTWFVKAGPAQSSNQTSSAQDDAPVHTLVFCDDPMRLSQCAAGTVRYHARDAGTEMRDSITYWSWLFELVAGRVEHASWDYKSGQVHQVEQVSAIDQGPSGNDLARLLSDSTIDVPHAYDSWDDHSRIAHDRMLAHEGQAARIDGISGVRDLAVGFWFGLVNHPVVDAQDPADRQFVTTSLHHRADNNLPKELDDPVTALLDASRPLFDVHAANRTQPATNVSAAQSPGPSDTRYQNTFSCVRRGVPLTPAYDPAIDLPPDHLVTGVIVGPKGEEVFADELGRVRVQIQGLNADDHAHAQGAGTNSTPSDSAPVRVASALAGQGFGMNIPLRIGMECLLATVGGDPDKLVIVGVLSSGVNVPAQFTHTGAMPGNRYVSGLKTKEIKGQRYNQLRFDDTAGEISSQLASEHSYSQLNLGSMTHPRTDGHGEARGDGAELRTDAAAAVRAAKGILLTTYARNQAAGHQLDRDELNRLLAECTELFKALGDYAGQHGGQAGDTQPQSAIAATVKDWDPTTSAGSGTAGAAAGQPGVVAIGAEAGTVNVTPKTHVTYAGENIDQVAQQHVQLTSGQRLNAMAGQGMHLFARGDGVQAVAAEGPLLLQAQADSLTANAQKGVRITSNAGEILATAPTIRLVAEDGSYVQIGNGGITLGTKGDIKLLSASHQWAGPSTQQAPRTSFNNAPTDQQFRLHYPGHTADSPAVASNQNYRMTLDDGRVLEGKSDAGGLTSLVKDDAMRIARIDILKPSL
- a CDS encoding type VI lipase adapter Tla3 domain-containing protein, which translates into the protein MIAKPRIWPYAAGFALAAITWTVLVMVRHHGYWESTGQEMPNMGSSIRNGVLAVFVLAILVYGLMWLRHSVSAPAVAPVSAQARQKDPVVSGFNGSPALLLQTGQKYVLEVRAMGVVVGELADEEIWGAIEKKADNHMSYMSTNPDDYPDSDDLRMSDLGVSTQLAFKEGARRAVECWPVPVIIWGPPKDMKSDARAAADIAGFRQAAGLGVTLFLWQDDANTDDGTAMLEKLFAFFDAHPDVPEALVFSADGSATRSLLRAPGSGGAPQAGHIIPALPDSIGAILVSRSDRVDKLIRPFAVEQTDNINKNTTDYDIIKLWNFFWDTTNDEGPGGFDAQFKKKEKESGVKYPSSPGVITSDWWQSKLPEFWKTINNKGPGQFTPTPYIPVRWTTWQLKQFDDAPLLGYLHRPVDVKLTDDQGQPLKMNEQAAALKAGWEQALATLPDGHEPKRVFYDTTGDRQWVIPLNHALAQVGTSAPSISEIKEGYDIGARIGNTGVSSPLVQIGLGLIASYHEGGASATVNHRPDGSASIIMVSPPGDAVKAAWAQKANGVSPFK